DNA sequence from the Podospora pseudocomata strain CBS 415.72m chromosome 2 map unlocalized CBS415.72m_2.2, whole genome shotgun sequence genome:
TCTggtggtggatcacgtttgTGCCGCAGCTTCTCAATGGCATCTCGCACAAAGAGGCGCCGAGGGTGTTTGCCATTCTCATCAAGATTGCCAAGACGTTCCCTCAGGCGCTTTACTTCCAGCTTCGCACCAGCAAGGAAGATTATCttgccatcaagaaggcgcAGGAGAACAAGGCTCGACAGCGCAGTCagcaagctgctgctgctgctgccaacaagCCTAACGGGTCACCAGCGGTTGCCAAGCAGGAAGCAGGAGCTGCCGGGGCGAAGACTGAGGGAGCTGATGGGTCGAGACCTGCCACGGCGAACGGCGATGCCAACCAGGTCAAGACTGAGCCTAAGGAGGCCGGCAATCCCAACAATGCTGCTCCTGTGCCGGCCGAGCAGCAAGCAGGTCACAAGAAGCAGCCCTGGGAGCTCACTGAGGATATCATGAGCGTGCTCAAGACTGCGTTCCCTCTGCTGGCTCTGTCGATGGAGACAATGGTGGATATGATTCAGAAGCACTTCAAGTGCCCgcctgatgatgatgcgtaCCGCTTGATTGTGGCCTTGTTCAACGACAGCCTGTCGTATGTGAGCCGGTCGCCACAGCTGTACGCCAGAGAGGTCAAGCTTCCCCAGGCAACCGAGTCCAACATTATCAAATTTGCGGAGACGATACTCCCAGCTCACATCCGAAGCTCCTTCGAGGCCGACTTTGTGAGAGTTAAACCCACCATGTATGAGTACATTCACAAACTGAGGAAGTGGCGCGACAAGTTCGAAGAGAAGCTGGACCGCCGCCAGACACCGCAGCCACTGGAGTCGTTTGCACATTACTCTCCGCACCTCAGCGAGTTCCGGTACCAAAAGTttgacgatgtcgaggtCCCGGGACAATACCTCCAGCACAAGGACAAGAACCAGGACTTCATCCGGATCGAGCGGTTCTTGCCCAACGTCGACCTTGTGCGCAACACGGGTTCCACGCACCGCCGTCTCAAGATTCGTGGCCATGACGGAAGCATGCATGCGTTTATGGTCCAGCATCCTGCCCATCGCCAGTGCCGTCGTGAGGAGCGCGTCTTGCAACTGTTCCGTCAACTTAACCAGACACTAGCCAGCAAGAAGGAGAGCCGTCGCCGCGATCTGCAGTTCACGTTGCCGTTGATGATTCCGATTGCGCCAACAATCCGTCTAGTTCAGGAGGACACTTCTTGGATCTCGCTCCAGGCCATCTACGAGGACCACTGCCGTCGGAACGGTATTTCCAAGGACGAGCCCATCATGTACACCATGGAAAAGCTTAGAGCGCTCATGGACAACAAGGGAGGTGTAAGTTTTTCCCGCTCCGGCCCCCCGGGACATTCTGGACCAGCCCACCCTAACCAGGCCCTGACTCCGCAGCAGAAACAAGAGCAGTTGAATACGGCTCGTCTGGAGGTGATGCGTGCGATTCAGGAAAAGTATGTCGACCACACCATCGCGTTGGAGTACTTCCAGCTGGCCTACCCCGACTTTTCCGAGTTTTGGCTGTTCCGTCGCCGGTTTGCCTACCAGCTGGCGGCGCTGACGTTTATGACGTACACGCTTCACATCGACAAGCGATACCCCAACAAGTTTAACATTTCCAGAAAGACGGGCAACATCTGGGGCTCCGAGCTCCTTTCGCAGATTGCCCAAAACCGACCAATCTTTTACCACTCGGAGCACGTACCTTTCCGGCTGACACCCAACATGCAGACGTTGATGGGCCCCCTGGCGACGGAGGGGATCTTTGCCGCGTCCATCATGGCGATTGCGCGGTGCCTGACGGAGCCGCAATTCCAGCTGGAGCATGCCCTGACGCTGTATGTGAGGGACGAGATGATGTTCTGGTTCACGTCTAACAGGACGACGGGCCTGACGGAGACTCAGCTGCGGGAGACGGTGCAGGCGAACTGCGATATTGTGGTCAAGAAGGCGGTTTCGTTGGCGCAGGCTCCGGCGGCGAACCTGCCGGCGCATCAGACGGTTATTGACTTGATTAGCAAGGCGGTTAATCCGGTTAGTTTGGCGGTTACGCTGGATCCGTTGTGGATGCCTTGGTTgtgagggggggaaggaggaaggtgtATGATATGGAGGGTGAtttggtgatggatgggcaCGAGAATGAATAACATGGTGATTTTATTTAAGGGGGTTATGGGAGTGAGCGTTTGCATTGGTTATATGGATGGGTTGATCACAGCGAAGGATTTGCCATGGTTTATGTATGGGtttgggagaagggggaaaagatgGATTATGTGACGGGGTGTGGGATTAGATTTGGAGTTTATGGGGTGTTTGATACCAATAATGCCATGTTTTTGTTTACACTTTTGCTGACCCTGAGAGTTTATTAATGTTTGAGTGTGGCAAGTGAAATATGGCCCGTGCACCTTTTCAAGACCTCACCTGAGTTCGCGACCCCGCCAAATCGCGTCGGGTCTCTCTTGGCAGCCGCGTCCCCCAGGTCGATCACAGTTGCGCCTTGCAAAATATTGACATTTGGTCGCAAGGTGGATTCCTGGAAGGGACGTGGTCGACAATTGGGCAGGTTTGCTTGACCATTCGAACAAAGCCGTATTTGCGCAATCACATGTCGACATCCACCTTGGTTCATTTCCAACACCCAAActgccaccaacaccaacccatgaaccatcatcaccaccaccaccacccgccctcATCAGCATGGCAACGACCGCGcaccaatcctcctcctcctccaacaactccaacatGGAGAAATTTCTCCGCTCCTGGCGTCAGGACGCCATGAACAAAGCCCAGTACGATTCCGCGATTTTTATTGGGGACAAATTACTAGCCATGACGAGTCCGTTCCCCTcttaccctcctcccctcccgtcACTAACTGTGTCAAAACAgaagacgacaacgacgccttcttcctcgcccaaGTGCACTTCGCAGCCGGCAACCACACCCGCGCCCACTCTTTACTTTCCCGGCACAGCCTTATCAATCGCAACCCCGCCTGCCGCTACCTGGCCGCGCACTGTCTCATCAAGCAGGGCTTGTACTCTGAAGCGTTGAGCCTGTTGGGTGAGCACAGCCCGCGGCATTTATTTTCCCGCacaggggaggaggagggaccAAGGCGGAAGACGAGCCGGACAACGGGGAATAATACTACGACAAAAgctgggggggatgggaaagtAAAGTCGAGATTGCGGATCCATGATGGGCAGCAAGAAgtagaagaagatgaagggcGGACAACACGAAAATACGAAGCGGCCATGTGTCACCTCCGCGGGTTATGTTTTGCAAAACAAAACGCCTTTGACCGTGCAAAGGAGGCTTACAAGGATGCGCTGAGGATTGATGTGCAGTGCTATGAGGCGTTTAGTCAGCTGGTGAAGAATAACCTCATGTCTcccgatgaggaggatgagtttATGAGCTTGTTGGATTTTGGGTCTGTCGGctcggagaggggggaggaagagccGGGTGATTACACGCACATGCTCTACCAGACGCAGCTGTCCAAGTATCGACACCCGATGGCGTTTAATACTGCTGTGGAGAGCTTAACTACTCATTACGGCTTGGAAGGAAACGCGGACATCATGCTTGCGAGGGCGGACCAGCTGTACACGCAGTGCAGGTTTAAGGACGCGCTTGCGGTGACGGAgcgggtgctggagggggatcGGTTCAACTTTGGGGTGTACCCGATCCATCTGGCGTGCTTGTATGAGCTGAAGCGGACGAATGTCTTGTTCCTCATCGCGCACGAGCTGGCGGATAGTTACCCAGAGGAACCGGCTTCGTggctggcggtggggatATACTACTTTGCGACTGGCAAGATTgccgaggcgaggaggtATTTCAGCAAGGCCAGCATGATGGACCCCAACTTTGGGCCGGCCTGGATCGGGTTTGCGCACACGTTTGCTGCCGAAGGGGAGCACGACCAGGCGGTGACGGCGTACAGCACCGCGGCGAGGCTGTTTACGGGCACGCACCTGCCGCAGGTGTTTTTGGGGATGCAGAATCATGCCATGAACAAcatgacggcggcggaggagtttTTGAGGACGGGGTATGGGCTTTGTAGGGAGGATCCGCTGTTGCTGAACGAGATGGGCATTGTGTGTTATCATCAGGACCGGGCGAAGGAAGCGGCGGCGTTTTTTAGGGAGGCGTTAcgggtggcggaggagacggagagtGAGAGTGGGGCTTGGCTGGGGGCGAGGACGAATTTGGGGCATGCTTATAGAAGGCTGAAgatgtgggaggaggcgttgggggagtttgatgctgtgctgagggaaggggggagggacgCGGGGGTTTTTGCGGCGAAGGGGTTGATTTACTTGGATTTGGGACGGGCGGGAGACGCGGTGGAGGTGCTTCACGAGGCTTTGGGGATTTGGCCTCAGGATCCGATTGCTACTGAGCTGCTGGGTAAGGCGTTGGAGATGAGcatggagggggggttggggttggggggggagggtgggttggtggttcctggggaggaaggggaggtggtggtggaggatgggaaggcgggggaggggaatgaggagatggataggtttgaggaggttgtcgagcAGAGGAAAAAGGCGGCAAGAGAGAGGGTTGCCGGCAGGGGGCGAAATGGGGGATCGCTTGACAAGGGGAAAGGGATTGCTGGACGGGGGGGCGGCACGAGAACAGGTCTGGCGAGGGGTCAAGGGCCGTGGAATGCCGGAGACATGGACATGAGTGAAGAGGAGTAGGAGGGCCTCTTTGGCGAAGAGGATGTGGACGTTTGAGAAGTGTACGTAATCGGACGACGACATGATGGACACTGTTTCGTGTACCTTTCTGCACTACATTAGCGATGGCGTTGGGTTATCAATAAGGCTGAATTAAGCATGGCATGGCGGTTTGGTATGGTATGGCATAAAAGAGGTCAAGGATTGCGCTATGATAACTAGTCATTATAGAGGATCTGGGGTATTCATCCGTCCTTGTTCTTGTATTCGTCCATGTTTCGAGGTCAAAGCTTCTCCTTTGGCccaaccagctcctccaccttggcgAACTGATAGTAAAAGTCCAGACTCtgggggttggcgagggtcCCGCTTGCTTTGATGGTCTGGCCGGAGACGATCTGCTTGACGGGAAGCTCGACCTTTTTGAGATTGATGGTGGTCTGTCATGTGTCAGTGCCGGGATCTCGCGGAGGAAAAAAGGATGAAAGGGAGAAGCCTACCGGGATTTCTGGCGTCTCAAAGATGTACTTGGGCACATGCCTCTTGCTCAGGTCGTCTGaaatcttcttcctcaactcaTTTACCAACTCCCTTGTGAACTTGTGGCCCGGCTTCATCAACAGGAAAAGCATGACGCTCTCATCGGCATCttgcttcctcctctgccccaCGCAGAGGGAGTCCTGGATCTTGTCGGCAAACCACCTCTCGACAACGCCGTAGATTTCTGCTGAGCCGAATCTGACACCGGAGGGGTTGAGCACACCGTCTGCTCtgccgaggaaggagatgtTTCCTGTGACGGGGTGGATGACGCAGAAATCACCATGGGCCCAAACCCCGGGGAAGCGGTTGAAGTAGGAGCTGTGGTACTTTGACCCCGGGCTGGCAACCGGGAGCTTGTCGCCCCAGAAGGCGCAAGGAATGTTGGGGAAGGGTTTGACGGCGACGAGCTCGCCAGGCGTGCCGTGGGGGACTTCAACTCCTGGTTCTCCGTCTGGAAGAAGGGAGTCGTAAATTGCAACGTGAACGCCCAGAGATGGCCCCTGCGTTCCTCCAACGTAGACGGGCGTCAGTGGGTTCATGATGCCAAAGCACCCAGCAATGTCAGTGCCGCCAGA
Encoded proteins:
- the cut9 gene encoding anaphase-promoting complex subunit Cut9 (COG:D; COG:O; EggNog:ENOG503NU9B; BUSCO:EOG09260S5R), translating into MATTAHQSSSSSNNSNMEKFLRSWRQDAMNKAQYDSAIFIGDKLLAMTKDDNDAFFLAQVHFAAGNHTRAHSLLSRHSLINRNPACRYLAAHCLIKQGLYSEALSLLGEHSPRHLFSRTGEEEGPRRKTSRTTGNNTTTKAGGDGKVKSRLRIHDGQQEVEEDEGRTTRKYEAAMCHLRGLCFAKQNAFDRAKEAYKDALRIDVQCYEAFSQLVKNNLMSPDEEDEFMSLLDFGSVGSERGEEEPGDYTHMLYQTQLSKYRHPMAFNTAVESLTTHYGLEGNADIMLARADQLYTQCRFKDALAVTERVLEGDRFNFGVYPIHLACLYELKRTNVLFLIAHELADSYPEEPASWLAVGIYYFATGKIAEARRYFSKASMMDPNFGPAWIGFAHTFAAEGEHDQAVTAYSTAARLFTGTHLPQVFLGMQNHAMNNMTAAEEFLRTGYGLCREDPLLLNEMGIVCYHQDRAKEAAAFFREALRVAEETESESGAWLGARTNLGHAYRRLKMWEEALGEFDAVLREGGRDAGVFAAKGLIYLDLGRAGDAVEVLHEALGIWPQDPIATELLGKALEMSMEGGLGLGGEGGLVVPGEEGEVVVEDGKAGEGNEEMDRFEEVVEQRKKAARERVAGRGRNGGSLDKGKGIAGRGGGTRTGLARGQGPWNAGDMDMSEEE